CGTTACCGTACCAGCCTTCGGCCTCCCAGACCTGGCCGTTCGCGTCACGGCCGTGGAACACTTCCAGTTGGTCGATCAGCAGCATGCCTTGCGATGCGTCGTCGAGCATGTGCATACCCAGCATGGGGCCGTAGCCGACGCCGTCGGAATAGTCCGGGCTGCGCGCGTTCGGTGGTGGACTGCCGCCTTGCATCGGGCCCATCGTCATGCCGGGCATCGCGCCCATACCGGCCATGCCACCCTGTGCCTTTGGGGGCATCGCGCCGTGATCCATGCCGACCATGCCAGCGTGGTCCATCCCCTTCATGCCCTCCGGACTCATGCCGGGCATCGAGGCGTGATCCATACCCGACATGTCACCGGTGGGTGCCGCCGACGAAGCCGGCTTGGCGGGCATCGGCATGCCCTGCATCGCACCGTGATCCATACCCTTCATGTCTTGCATGGTGTGGGAGGCTGGAGTTGGCTGTGCAGCGCGGAGTTTCTTCTTGGCTTTCTTGGCGGGCGCTTTCGTCGCGGGTTTCAGCGTGCTGCTCGCGGGAGCCGGCATGGTCATGCCGGGCATGCTGCCGTGATTCATGCCTGACATGGAACTCATATCCATCGGCGACGTGCTGCTGAACGCTGGTGCGCTCTGCGCGGTGGCCACCAATGGCAACGCCAGCAGGAGAGCGGCCAGTAACAGTGACCGATGTGCACGCAATGGGCGGATGCAACGGTTGATCGTCATGACACCACCACCTCACGGAACATGCCCGCTTCCATGTGATACAGCATGTGGCAGTGGTAGGCCCAGCGGCCCAGGTTGTCCGCGCTCACGCCGTAGGCGATGCGCTGAGCTGGCTGCACGTTGATGGTGTGCTTGCGCACCTGGAACTGCCCGTCCGGGTTCTCCAGCTCGCTCCACATACCGTGCAAGTGGATCGGGTGGTTCATCATGGTGTCGTTGACCAGCACCAGGCGTAGCCGCTCGCCGCTGCGGAAATGGACCGGCTTGGCGTCGGAGAACTTCACGCCGTCGAACGACCACATGTAGCGCTCC
This genomic stretch from Rhodanobacter thiooxydans harbors:
- a CDS encoding copper resistance protein B, whose product is MTINRCIRPLRAHRSLLLAALLLALPLVATAQSAPAFSSTSPMDMSSMSGMNHGSMPGMTMPAPASSTLKPATKAPAKKAKKKLRAAQPTPASHTMQDMKGMDHGAMQGMPMPAKPASSAAPTGDMSGMDHASMPGMSPEGMKGMDHAGMVGMDHGAMPPKAQGGMAGMGAMPGMTMGPMQGGSPPPNARSPDYSDGVGYGPMLGMHMLDDASQGMLLIDQLEVFHGRDANGQVWEAEGWYGNDENKLWIRTEGERSRGKLDDGDLEAFWNHAIATYWSTQLGARQDIGAGPKRTWAAFGVQGLAPYWFELEATGYVGTNGRTAARLRAEYELLFTQRLILQPEAEVNLYGKDDPQRRIGSGVSDVQFGLRLRYEFHRQFAPYIGVNWVRRIGTTADYARQDHQPVLDRQIVAGVRIWF